In a single window of the Antedon mediterranea chromosome 1, ecAntMedi1.1, whole genome shotgun sequence genome:
- the LOC140058210 gene encoding NXPE family member 3-like, with protein MSTGGVRKCILVCMILLSGICYKSYRPTGVQRMTVSLNGFYQNSFSSRSASNEKYKHSDRKSTHPPFVIRHVYPTGPESPPSLVTYGRDLPAYNDNYNIDTTTLLTSQITSPRKSKYEIIDLKNKYVTCDKIHVFIQARDDWNRPKQNGGDYFRARIYNDNLNASSSNNGDIIDHGNGTYSAYFTLPWTGLVNIEVTLMIPSEVIRIVKRIYHENPYRMVYEGKFQSGKKIKITKCHIHLDSSRLLCNFTDELSGQPWFCEKPKNLPCSSWIEHHGNPALTQKRTNELLLPGEEDAFQTKYIRRVLRRLQPLAIKVQSNEQLEGYHLCKAHLPFCRPRPSARNPGLSSAGGSRPTSSMTSGFYYRDVWHSNVCNARYLSTAAVQSCLRNKRLYFYGDSTLRQWYNFLLEYLPTLNNVTFYEHKSTYKVGPLTAEDPKNNFTSRFFHHGLPIRNTWMLVKNIQYEFNEIDKLRADKNTVVVLNMWAHFTGVTLDDYQSRLICVRNALTRLYQRSPETLVIIKSANTRSFAYTPTSTINFSDWYVMKLDAIMRDVMKDVPNIVIIDVWDMTNCHHTGSDVHPHDLVVREEIKMMLSYVCSSKRNGST; from the exons ATGAGTACTGGTGGTGTTCGTAAATGCATTCTTGTGTGTATGATTTTGCTGTCGGGTATTTGTTATAAGTCGTATAGGCCTACGGGGGTACAACGAATGACAGTATCTTTG AATGGATTTTATCAGAACAGTTTTTCTTCAAGATCCGCAAGCAACGAGAAATACAAACATTCAGATAGGAAGTCAACACATCCACCATTCGTTATACGTCATGTGTACCCCACGGGCCCCGAGTCGCCTCCTTCCCTCGTCACATATGGTCGTGATTTACCAGCCTACAACGATAATTACAATATTGATACAACAACCCTTCTAACTTCCCAAATAACAAGTCCAAGAAAAAGTAAATATGAGATCATTGACTTGAAAAATAAATACGTAACATGTGATAAAATACACGTTTTTATCCAGGCACGTGACGACTGGAACCGGCCTAAACAAAATGGTGGAGATTATTTCAGGGCCAGGAtatacaatgataatttaaatgcTAGTTCTTCAAATAATGGAGACATTATTGATCATGGGAATGGAACGTATTCCGCGTATTTTACGTTACCATGGACAGGATTAGTGAATATTGAAGTGACGCTAATGATTCCAAGTGAAGTTATAAGAATTGTAAAAAGAATATACCACGAGAATCCATATCGGATGGTTTACGAGGGTAAGTTTCAATCCGGAAAGAAgataaaaatcacaaaatgtcaTATACATTTGGATTCATCTCGACTATTGTGCAATTTTACCGATGAATTATCCGGGCAGCCATGGTTCTGTGAAAAACCAAAGAATCTACCGTGTTCGTCTTGGATAGAGCACCACGGTAACCCAGCACTGACACAGAAACGGACAAATGAACTACTGTTACCGGGAGAGGAAGATGCATTTCAAAC AAAGTACATCCGAAGAGTTTTAAGACGTCTTCAGCCATTGGCTATTAAAGTGCAATCAAATG AACAACTGGAAGGCTACCATCTATGCAAAGCACATTTACCgttctgtaggcctaggccttctgCGAGAAATCCAGGCTTATCGTCTGCAGgaggtagtaggcctacatccagCATGACTTCGGGATTTTATTATAGAGACGTGTGGCATTCTAACGTATGTAACGCCAGATACTTAAGTACTGCAGCTGTTCAGTCTTGTCTGCGTAACAAACGTTTATATTTTTACGGAGACTCAACATTACGTCAATGGTATAACTTCCTATTGGAGTATTTACCGACGTTAAATAACGTCACGTTCTATGAACATAAATCTACTTATAAAGTCGGTCCGTTGACGGCTGAGGATCCGAAGAACAATTTTACGTCTAGGTTTTTCCATCATGGTCTTCCAATTCGAAACACTTGGATGCTAGTTAAGAATATACAATACGAGTTCAATGAAATAGATAAACTAAGAGCGGATAAAAACACAGTGGTTGTTTTAAATATGTGGGCACATTTTACAGGAGTAACGTTGGACGATTATCAATCGCGTCTCATATGCGTTCGAAACGCGTTGACTAGACTTTATCAACGCAGTCCAGAAACGTTAGTGATAATTAAATCTGCTAATACGCGGTCTTTCGCTTACACTCCAACGTCTACAATTAATTTTAGTGATTGGTATGTAATGAAATTGGATGCTATCATGCGTGACGTTATGAAAGATGTTCCAAATATTGTGATAATAGATGTTTGGGATATGACAAATTGTCACCATACGGGGTCTGACGTTCATCCACACGACCTAGTTGTACGGGAAGAAATTAAAATGATGCTGTCATACGTATGTTCAAGTAAAAGGAATGGTTCCACCTGA